A part of Dreissena polymorpha isolate Duluth1 chromosome 13, UMN_Dpol_1.0, whole genome shotgun sequence genomic DNA contains:
- the LOC127856540 gene encoding uncharacterized protein LOC127856540 isoform X4, with translation MEGHGALNSAKETGATAGNVTVIKRQHVVESATIEGRNAVNSVTKSGATEFNATVIKRQKVMEPAIIDGRDAVTSATEAGVTEVNVTVIKGLYVIESEAMEGRDDVTSATEAGLMEVDATVIKAQQFIESATIKGHDDINSATEAGVKEVTATMIKGEDVIELVTIEGCEVVTSATETGVTEVNATVIKGQQVIESATIKGSDAVTSAMGAGVTEVNATVIKGQHVIESATMEGRDDINSATEAGVKEVTTTMIKGKGVIESAAVEVRDTVTFATEACVTKLNIQAKHIKVNYNQLVTS, from the coding sequence ATGGAAGGACATGGTGCGTTAAATTCTGCCAAAGAAACAGGTGCTACGGCAGGCAATGTCACAGTGATAAAAAGACAGCACGTCGTAGAGTCGGCAACAATAGAAGGACGTAACGCTGTTAATTCTGTAACAAAGTCTGGTGCGACGGAATTCAATGCTACAGTGATTAAAAGACAGAAGGTAATGGAGCCGGCAATAATAGACGGACGTGACGCGGTTACTTCTGCCACAGAGGCTGGTGTGACGGAAGTCAACGTAACAGTGATCAAAGGACTGTATGTCATAGAGTCGGAAGCAATGGAAGGACGTGACGACGTTACTTCTGCAACAGAGGCTGGCCTGATGGAAGTCGATGCTACAGTGATCAAAGCACAGCAATTCATAGAGTCGGCCACAATAAAAGGTCATGACGATATAAATTCTGCCACAGAAGCTGGTGTAAAGGAGGTCACAGCTACAATGATCAAAGGTGAAGATGTCATAGAGTTGGTCACAATTGAAGGATGTGAAGTGGTTACTTCTGCCACAGAGACAGGTGTGACGGAAGTCAATGCTACAGTGATAAAAGGACAGCAGGTGATAGAGTCGGCCACAATAAAAGGAAGTGACGCTGTTACTTCTGCCATGGGGGCTGGTGTGACGGAGGTCAATGCTACAGTGATCAAGGGACAGCATGTCATAGAGTCGGCCACAATGGAAGGTCGTGACGATATTAATTCTGCCACAGAGGCTGGTGTAAAGGAAGTCACAACTACGATGATCAAAGGTAAAGGGGTCATAGAGTCGGCCGCAGTTGAAGTACGGGACACTGTTACTTTTGCCACGGAGGCCTGTGTGACGAAACTTAATATACAGGCAAAACACATCAAAGTGAATTACAATCAATTGGTGACAAGTTAA